GGACACTTCCCCGGCAGTCATCGAAATCACTTTCTTGTAGCCAGCCCCCAAACTCATCACCTGGAATCCACCGGAGTCGGTGTAGGTTGGCCCATCCCAGCGGGCGAACTTCGCCAACCCGCCTGCCTCATCCACCAAATCGGCACCGGGCTGTAAATACAGATGGTAGGCGTTGCCGAGAATCGCCTGCGCACCGGTGAGTTTGATCTGGTCAGGGGTTAAGGTTTTCACGGTTGCTTTCGTCCCCACCGGAATAAACGCCGGGGTGTGAATATCGCCGTGAGGGGTGTGAATAATCCCGGTGCGGCCATGGGCGGAACCGGCCAATGCGGTGCCAAGGGTGAATCCTTCCCGGAACCCGGCCGCTGATGCGGGCTGCGCGGCAGCAGCAGCGTTACCACCCACCTCGGTGTGCCCGTCGCCGGCGGCAGGAATGCCAGAAGCTTCGGCACTCGCAGGTGCGGCGGAAGATGACTGATGGTCAGGTGTACGTTGCGGCTGCTCCATTCGATCGAGTGTAATCATCAGCAACACTGGGACGCTAGCCGCCCGCCGGATCACCCAACCATAAGCCGGCAACCCGCTAGATCGCCCAACTATAAGCCAGCCACTCATCGGTGAAACGACCAGCCAATCATCGGTGAAACCATAAGCCGGCCACTAGCTTACGGCGGCACACACGATATTGTCCTTCGCGACGGGGACAGCCGCCGCGGACTAGAGGGTGTCTGCCGCCGACGATGCGTTGCGCCGCGCCCACTTGCGACGGCCACGAGCCTGTGACTCTTTCAACTCCCGGTCGGCCGTGGAATCCTGTGCTTTGCGCAGCGTCTCAAAGGTGTGCGCCAGCGCCTCACCTTCAATATCGATCCGCGGCAGAAGACGATCCAACCATTTTGGAATCCACCACGTTGCCCGGCCCAGCAAAAACATTGTTGCCGGCACCAACCCCATGCGCACCAGGAACGCGTCACAAAACACGCCCACAGCCAGGGCGAAACCGAAAATTTTGATAAACGGCAGCGGCTGGGAGATAAACGCCACGAACACGCTGATCATAATCAACGCGGCAGCGGTCACCACCCGCGACCCCATGGAGAACCCTTCGATCACGGACTCTTCGACCGCATTGTAGGCCGGATTGCTGCGCGGCCGATCTTTCGTTGCCGCATAATGCTCCCGCATCCGGGATACCAGGAACACCTGATAGTCCATCGCCAAGCCGAACGTCACCCCGATGAGGAAAATCGGCATGAAGGAAATAATTGGGGCAGGAGTGTTCACCACACCCCACAGGCCTTCCTGCCAAAACAGCACTGTGAGCCCAAAAGCGGCACCGACGCTGAGCAAAAATCCAAGGCCTGCAATCAGCGGCACCATCACCGACCGGAACACAATGAGCAGCAGCAAAATCGCCAACCCCACAACAACCCCTAAATAGGCTGGCATCGCATTCGCGAGGGTTTCGGTGATATCGGCCTGAATAGGGGTGAGGCCAGTAATACCCATGCGGACACCGGTGGTTTTCACCAGCTCTTCTTGCGCATAGCGCAACGACCCCAACACTGTGGTGGTCTCCGGGTCGGCAGGACCAGTCCGTGGCGTCAGCAGCATCTGTGCCGCCATCCCATCGGTAGATATCCCAATAATTTGGATATGTTGCACATCCGGATTAGTGCCAAAAAGTTGCAGCACACGGGCAAACGCAAACCCGGCAGCAGCCTGGGTTACCTGTGTAGAGCTCAGCGGCGCATTCGCCGCGATCCCGGCCTCGATCGCCCCATCCACCAGTGGGGCAATAGCTGGTGCCTGTGTATCCACCCCGTGGGCATCAACCACCACTAGGAAGGGGGCGTTGACCCCAGGTCCGAACCCTTCCGCCAACAAGTCGGCGCTGCGCCGCTGAGTGGTGGTGGTTTCCTGGGTGGAATCCGACGGCAAAGCCATCTCCAGATCGAGGGCTGGCAGCGATAATGCGCCTAATCCTAAAACAACAAATGCCATCACCAGTGCCGGATAGCGGTGCACAAACCGTGCCCAGCGCTGCCCCTTTTTCACCCGGGCATCTTCCCGCGCCTGCGCCTGCTCATCGGTTTCATCACCGTCCAAATCCCGCGGCCGCGGATTACCGGCAATACCAGGGATTTTCACCCCGAACACAAACTTGCCGCACAGCCCGATCAGCGCCGGCAGCAGCGTCAACGCCACCGCGACCGCAATCGCCACCGTAAATGCTGCCGCCAACCCCATATAGGTCAAAAACGGGATCCGTACCAGCGCCAGTGCTGCCAGCGCAATGATCACCGTCAATCCGGCAAACACCACCGCTGAACCAGCGGTGCCGCAGGCAATACCCACAGCCACATCACGCGGATATTTCCGATATTCCGTGCGGAAACGAGACACAATAAACAGCGCATAGTCAATACCGACAGCTAGCCCTAGCATGACCGCCAACACCGGGGTGACATTGTTTAAATCCACCACCGCTGTCGCCAACACAATCGACAGCGAACCCAAGCCGATGCCGACCACCGCAGTCACCAGCGGCAACCCTGCCGCCACCACCGAACCGAAGGTGAAGATCAACACAATAAACGCAACCGCCAAACCGATCGCTTCAGAGGTGGAACGAATCTCGATCGGATCACCAAACCCGGAGCCGCCGGTTTCCACGATAAGACCAGCATCCCGGCCATAATTCATCGCGTCACGAATCGCTGCCCGCTGCTCGTCGGTCACCGCCATAGAATTCGGCGCATCCAGCTCGAAACTGGTGAACCCGATACGCCCATCCGGGCTTAACACCGCAATATTCGCCGCATCGGCTTCCGCGGTTTCCCGCGGCAGTCCCATCGATGTTTCCTGCTCAATGATGGTTTTCCGCAATGCGGGATTAACCAGCACCGGATTGCCGAAACGCTGATCAGGAACAAATCCGGGCACCTGCTCGAGACGGTGCACAACAGCGTCGACCGCCTCAAAATAGGTGGGCTCATCCAGCCGATGCCCATCAGGGGCTGCAAATACTACAGTCACCCCGGCAACCAGCAGCGGATTTTTCTGTTCGGGGAAATTTTTCTCCACCAGATAGGAGGCGTCCTCCGATGGTGTTCCCGGAATAGAGAACACATCATTGAACCCTTTTTCAAACGCAGCCGATGCGCCGCCAACCCCAGCCAGCAGCAGCACCCAGGCGACGATCACCGTCCATTTGCGGCGGTACGAAAACCGGCCCAACTGATATAACCAGTGCGCCATACTTCCTCTTCTCCTGGATCATCGGTGCCCGAACCAACAACTACCAGCCCTTGCTCAAGCAATAGCTGCCGGCAATAGTGTTGCTCAAAGTCTAGTGGTCACAATCCTTGTGGGGGTAAGCGCGGCAACGCCGCAGGTGAAATCCCCTGCAATAGCCACCGGGCAGGAAGCCCTACGGTATCTATCGCACCACCGGTGACCGGAAGTTACATAGTGGCCTGCCCACATCCCCGCACCAGCTGCCCACACCCTCGCATTAGCTGCCCGCAACTCCGCGCTCATTGTCCACAGAACCACAGTGAGTCGTGCCGGCTGCCTGCGCACCGAATCGAAAACCCGGTGCCACTGTTGGCTGCAACACCGTTTCCCTACCAGCCGGCACTCTTCAGCAAACCAGGCTTTGCCTCACACAGGTTGTAATCGCACATATCATGCGAAGAAGCCCCCAGAATCGGACTATCGATCCTGGGGGCTTCTACTGTGGCGGTGGCGGGGGGATTTGAACCCCCGGTTGGGGATTACCCAACACTCGCTTTCGAGGCGAGCACCTTCGGCCGCTCGGACACGCCACCGCGAAGTAGCTTAAAAGAAACCGCCCCAAGTTCCAAATCCTTCCCATGTCCCGGTGATGCAACAGTCCACGGGAGTATCACCAGGGGCAGCTACCGGCACTCTGTGCGATGTGCGGCTACTACTTGGTGTGATGGTCTTTGTGCAGGACTTCCTGCACCTTGCCAACCACATCCTTGGCTACTTCCTCAGCTTTGTCGATGGCATCTTTGGCGACATCTTCAGCCTTGTCGACCACCTTCTTCACTTCAGCTTTCACCTGATCGGCTTTGCCTTCTGCTTCCAGCTGGTTGTTATCGGTTGCTTTGCCAAGGCCTTCTTTCACCTTGCCGCCAACTTCGTCAAACTTGTTTTCAATATCACCCATGTCAGGCTCCTTCATTGTTATTCATGACACCCGGTGCGGTGTGCAGCACTCCGATGTGCAGCAGTGCCCGCACCCGGTGACTCCACTGTAGCTGCATCGACGCGTGGACGACGTGCACCGTAGCAACGACATAGCGCCCACCAGCAGTTTCATCGTCGCCGCACACTGCTGTAACCCTGCCGAATCATTCCCTGCAACACCACACACCCCTGACACCCCCACCGCAGGCAAATTCTTCTCGCCATGCGGGTGTGGTATTGCTGCGAAGTGCAGTCGGATTCTCCCCGCGGTACAGGTGGGTTATTCCCCGCCAGCTTCCTGGTCGCGTAAAGCACGAAAGAATGCT
The Corynebacterium choanae DNA segment above includes these coding regions:
- a CDS encoding MMPL family transporter; the encoded protein is MAHWLYQLGRFSYRRKWTVIVAWVLLLAGVGGASAAFEKGFNDVFSIPGTPSEDASYLVEKNFPEQKNPLLVAGVTVVFAAPDGHRLDEPTYFEAVDAVVHRLEQVPGFVPDQRFGNPVLVNPALRKTIIEQETSMGLPRETAEADAANIAVLSPDGRIGFTSFELDAPNSMAVTDEQRAAIRDAMNYGRDAGLIVETGGSGFGDPIEIRSTSEAIGLAVAFIVLIFTFGSVVAAGLPLVTAVVGIGLGSLSIVLATAVVDLNNVTPVLAVMLGLAVGIDYALFIVSRFRTEYRKYPRDVAVGIACGTAGSAVVFAGLTVIIALAALALVRIPFLTYMGLAAAFTVAIAVAVALTLLPALIGLCGKFVFGVKIPGIAGNPRPRDLDGDETDEQAQAREDARVKKGQRWARFVHRYPALVMAFVVLGLGALSLPALDLEMALPSDSTQETTTTQRRSADLLAEGFGPGVNAPFLVVVDAHGVDTQAPAIAPLVDGAIEAGIAANAPLSSTQVTQAAAGFAFARVLQLFGTNPDVQHIQIIGISTDGMAAQMLLTPRTGPADPETTTVLGSLRYAQEELVKTTGVRMGITGLTPIQADITETLANAMPAYLGVVVGLAILLLLIVFRSVMVPLIAGLGFLLSVGAAFGLTVLFWQEGLWGVVNTPAPIISFMPIFLIGVTFGLAMDYQVFLVSRMREHYAATKDRPRSNPAYNAVEESVIEGFSMGSRVVTAAALIMISVFVAFISQPLPFIKIFGFALAVGVFCDAFLVRMGLVPATMFLLGRATWWIPKWLDRLLPRIDIEGEALAHTFETLRKAQDSTADRELKESQARGRRKWARRNASSAADTL
- a CDS encoding CsbD family protein is translated as MGDIENKFDEVGGKVKEGLGKATDNNQLEAEGKADQVKAEVKKVVDKAEDVAKDAIDKAEEVAKDVVGKVQEVLHKDHHTK